One window of the Rosa rugosa chromosome 3, drRosRugo1.1, whole genome shotgun sequence genome contains the following:
- the LOC133741357 gene encoding protein NRT1/ PTR FAMILY 8.1-like, with product MEKPESAAAADLYDKSFIQPSMEKFEQDFSEDNKKGGSISTTLVSNGCLDFRGNVANKETTGGWKASPFIIVNEVAERLAFFAIAVNMVAYLVFEMRQSLPNAATHVTDWIGAAYLLTLVGAFLADAYLGRFKTIIIFSSVYAAGMVLLTVSASVDSLRPPPCTARPCNKATDGQTWFLYAALGLIALGTGGIKPCVSSFGADQFDEADTNEVQKKYSFFNWFFFGINMGALLGITLLVYIQENKGWTWGFGIPTVAMVCSIVILAAGIPKYRYQKPMGSPFTRFIQVIVVSLRNHSRRVEVGSEAALYEVNTEESDIVGARKLPHTAQYRFLDKAALVTDLEDNPKTRWRLCTVTQVEEFKCFIRVLPIWASTIALSLSFAQLSTFFISQAALMDRKLGPDFEIPAGSVPVFSAVNALILVPIYEKWMVPIISRRTGHHRGITSLQRMGVGLFISIFALASAALVEKKRRDHYSKPFSMSVFWLLPQFFLIGAAEVFTYVGQLEFFYDEATDGTRSISSAMFLSEIGIGSWLSTALVKIIEGTTGGETKGWLRATLNKSKLDYFYWILTAINGLNFLVYLWVSRRYKGRHGTSTSVRDGREEVEN from the exons ATGGAGAAACCGGaatctgctgctgctgctgaccTGTATGATAAGTCCTTCATTCAGCCGTCGATGGAGAAATTTGAACAAGATTTTAGTGAAGATAATAAGAAG GGAGGAAGCATATCAACTACTTTGGTAAGCAATGGGTGCTTGGACTTCCGCGGAAATGTTGCAAACAAAGAAACAACTGGAGGGTGGAAGGCCTCTCCATTTATCATCG TGAATGAGGTAGCAGAGAGGCTAGCATTTTTTGCAATTGCTGTGAACATGGTGGCTTACTTGGTGTTTGAGATGCGACAATCGCTTCCGAATGCAGCGACTCATGTAACGGATTGGATTGGAGCTGCGTACCTTCTCACACTCGTTGGAGCTTTTCTTGCTGATGCTTACTTAGGCCGCTTCAAAACCATCATTATTTTCTCTAGTGTTTATGCAGCG GGGATGGTTTTGTTGACGGTGTCAGCCTCCGTGGATAGCTTACGTCCCCCTCCTTGCACGGCAAGACCATGCAACAAAGCAACGGACGGCCAAACATGGTTCCTATACGCTGCACTCGGCCTCATAGCCCTCGGAACCGGTGGCATCAAACCGTGCGTCTCGTCTTTTGGAGCTGATCAATTCGATGAGGCTGATACAAATGAAGTCCAAAAGAAATACTCATTCTTCAACTGGTTCTTCTTTGGAATAAACATGGGTGCACTCTTGGGCATTACACTACTCGTTTACATACAAGAAAATAAGGGTTGGACTTGGGGCTTCGGAATCCCAACAGTTGCCATGGTTTGCTCGATTGTAATCTTGGCTGCCGGAATTCCTAAATATCGTTACCAAAAGCCAATGGGAAGCCCCTTTACTAGGTTTATTCAGGTCATCGTTGTCTCACTCAGAAACCATTCTCGACGTGTTGAAGTGGGAAGTGAAGCAGCGTTATACGAGGTCAACACCGAGGAGTCTGATATTGTGGGTGCGCGAAAGCTACCTCATACTGCACAATACAG ATTTCTGGACAAAGCAGCACTTGTGACAGACCTAGAGGACAACCCAAAGACTCGTTGGAGGCTATGCACAGTGACCCAAGTTGAAGAATTTAAATGCTTCATTAGGGTCCTTCCCATATGGGCATCAACCAtagctctctccctctccttcgcTCAACTTTCAACCTTCTTCATAAGCCAAGCTGCCCTCATGGACCGCAAGCTTGGTCCTGACTTCGAAATCCCTGCAGGCTCTGTCCCCGTCTTCAGCGCCGTCAACGCCCTCATTCTCGTCCCTATCTATGAAAAATGGATGGTTCCGATCATCAGTAGGAGGACCGGCCACCACCGTGGTATCACATCGTTGCAAAGAATGGGTGTCGGACTCTTTATCTCCATCTTTGCTCTGGCTTCAGCCGCTTTGGTAGAGAAGAAACGCCGAGACCACTACTCGAAGCCGTTTAGCATGAGTGTGTTTTGGTTGCTTCCACAATTCTTTCTGATTGGTGCCGCCGAGGTTTTTACTTACGTTGGACAGTTGGAGTTTTTCTACGATGAAGCTACGGATGGAACGAGAAGTATAAGTAGTGCAATGTTCCTGAGTGAGATAGGAATTGGGAGTTGGTTAAGCACTGCGCTTGTTAAGATCATAGAGGGTACAACTGGTGGAGAAACAAAAGGCTGGTTGAGGGCTACTCTTAATAAGAGCAAGCTTGATTATTTCTATTGGATATTGACAGCCATTAATGGTCTGAATTTCTTGGTGTATCTGTGGGTTTCACGGCGTTATAAAGGCAGACACGGAACCAGCACAAGTGTGAGAGACGGCCGGGAAGAGGTGGAGAACTGA